In a genomic window of Pseudoglutamicibacter albus:
- a CDS encoding polyribonucleotide nucleotidyltransferase, which yields MEATDIQYSEAVIDNGRFGKRTIRFETGHVAKQAAGSAMVFLDDDTSMLSATTAGKHPREGFDFFPLTVDVEERMYAAGKIPGSFFRREGRPSTEAILACRLMDRPLRPSFVKGLRNEVQIVVMVTSINPDDYYDVVAINASSMSTQLSGLPFSGPIGGVRIALIEDSEGPQWVAFPTKTQLDEAVFNMVVAGRVAGDDVAIMMVEAGATDHAWELIHDRGVTAPTETVVAEGLEAAKPFIRALVEAQADLASRAAKPAREFPIFLDFEDDAYEAVEKTAAQKLAEVYQIADKQERQDADDALKEEVLEALAGEGKEFEERESEVSKAYGALTKHIVRQRILKDQVRIDGRGLTDIRQLLAEVEVLPRVHGSAIFERGETQIMGVTTLNMLKMEQQIDSLAPEKAKRYMHHYNFPPFSTGETGRVGSPKRREIGHGALAERALVPVLPSRDEFPYAIRQVSEALGSNGSTSMGSVCASTLSMYNAGVPLKAPVAGIAMGLVTDTVDGETRYAALTDILGAEDAMGDMDFKVAGTRDFITAIQLDTKLDGIPASVLAAALKQAHEARVHILDVMDSAIDAPDEMSPYAPRIISVKIPVDKIGEVIGPKGKMINQIQEDTGAEISIEDDGTVLIGATDGAAAEAARATINAMANPQIPEVGERYLGTVVKLTSFGAFISLTPGKDGLLHISELRKLNGGQRVNDVEDVVGVGQKLQVEITKVDDRGKLSLAPVVDEEAAEKDAE from the coding sequence GTGGAAGCTACTGACATTCAATATTCAGAGGCCGTGATTGACAACGGCCGTTTTGGTAAGCGCACCATCCGTTTCGAGACCGGCCACGTAGCCAAGCAGGCTGCTGGTTCGGCGATGGTGTTCCTCGATGATGACACCTCGATGCTCTCGGCAACCACCGCCGGTAAGCATCCGCGTGAGGGCTTCGATTTCTTCCCGCTCACCGTCGACGTTGAAGAGCGCATGTACGCTGCGGGTAAGATCCCGGGCTCGTTCTTCCGTCGTGAAGGCCGTCCATCGACTGAGGCGATCCTCGCGTGCCGTCTGATGGACCGCCCGCTGCGCCCGTCTTTCGTCAAGGGCTTGCGCAACGAGGTTCAGATCGTGGTCATGGTGACCTCGATCAACCCGGATGACTACTACGATGTGGTCGCTATCAACGCTTCCTCGATGTCCACCCAGCTTTCGGGTCTGCCGTTCTCCGGCCCGATCGGTGGCGTGCGCATCGCGCTCATCGAAGACAGCGAAGGCCCACAGTGGGTTGCGTTCCCAACCAAGACCCAGCTTGATGAGGCCGTGTTCAACATGGTTGTTGCAGGCCGCGTTGCTGGCGATGATGTTGCGATCATGATGGTCGAGGCTGGCGCTACCGATCACGCGTGGGAACTCATCCACGATCGCGGCGTCACGGCACCGACCGAGACCGTTGTCGCTGAAGGCCTCGAAGCCGCCAAGCCATTCATCCGTGCACTCGTTGAGGCGCAGGCTGACCTCGCATCGCGCGCGGCTAAGCCTGCCCGTGAGTTCCCGATCTTCCTCGACTTCGAGGACGACGCCTACGAGGCAGTCGAGAAGACCGCTGCGCAGAAGCTTGCAGAGGTCTACCAGATCGCTGATAAGCAGGAGCGCCAGGACGCTGACGATGCGCTGAAGGAAGAGGTCCTTGAGGCTCTGGCCGGTGAGGGCAAGGAGTTCGAGGAACGCGAATCCGAGGTCTCCAAGGCATACGGTGCACTCACCAAGCACATCGTGCGTCAGCGCATCTTGAAGGACCAGGTCCGCATCGACGGCCGTGGTTTGACTGACATCCGCCAGCTGCTGGCCGAGGTCGAGGTTCTGCCGCGCGTTCACGGTTCCGCGATCTTCGAACGCGGCGAAACCCAGATCATGGGTGTCACGACCCTGAACATGCTCAAGATGGAGCAGCAGATCGATTCGCTCGCCCCAGAGAAGGCGAAGCGCTACATGCACCACTACAACTTCCCGCCGTTCTCCACGGGCGAGACGGGCCGTGTCGGCTCGCCGAAGCGCCGCGAGATCGGCCACGGCGCCCTCGCGGAACGCGCCCTGGTTCCGGTTCTGCCATCGCGTGATGAATTCCCATACGCGATCCGCCAGGTTTCTGAGGCGTTGGGCTCCAACGGTTCGACCTCGATGGGGTCAGTCTGCGCATCCACTTTGTCGATGTACAACGCTGGTGTTCCGCTCAAGGCCCCTGTTGCAGGTATCGCGATGGGCCTGGTCACCGACACGGTGGACGGCGAGACCCGTTACGCGGCCCTGACTGACATCCTCGGTGCTGAAGACGCGATGGGTGACATGGACTTCAAGGTGGCCGGTACCCGCGATTTCATTACCGCGATCCAGCTGGACACCAAGCTCGACGGCATCCCAGCCTCCGTGCTCGCTGCCGCACTCAAGCAGGCTCACGAGGCCCGCGTTCACATCCTGGACGTCATGGATTCTGCGATCGACGCCCCAGACGAGATGTCCCCATACGCTCCACGCATCATCTCGGTGAAGATCCCAGTGGACAAGATCGGTGAGGTCATTGGTCCTAAGGGCAAGATGATCAACCAGATTCAGGAAGACACCGGCGCTGAAATCTCGATCGAAGATGACGGCACGGTCCTGATCGGCGCCACTGACGGCGCTGCGGCTGAAGCTGCACGCGCAACGATCAACGCGATGGCTAACCCGCAGATCCCTGAGGTTGGCGAGCGTTACCTCGGTACCGTGGTGAAGCTGACCTCCTTCGGCGCGTTCATTTCGCTCACGCCAGGCAAGGATGGCCTGCTGCACATCTCCGAGTTGCGTAAGCTCAACGGCGGCCAGCGCGTCAACGACGTCGAAGACGTTGTGGGCGTGGGCCAGAAGCTCCAGGTTGAGATCACCAAGGTTGACGACCGCGGCAAGCTCTCGCTCGCCCCAGTCGTTGACGAGGAAGCAGCTGAGAAGGACGCCGAGTAA
- a CDS encoding cyclase family protein → MSAVEAFLAGVASGSIEMVDLTAPLSSETPTLTLPDPFPNLNDFSLEQVSAYDEPGPFWKHHNIRTGEHIGTHLDAPIHWISGREGKDVSQIDLPRLTGPAVVLDFTAEVEADPDFLVDVEHLKAWQERHGAFPEGAWLLFRTGWDQHDHSEEAFLNADGAGSHTPGFTVECARYMADELPISGMGVETVGIDAGCGGEQDPPFPVHYYLLGADKYGITSLKNLAKLPTTGSMICVAPLPIVGGTGSPCRVYAFLEK, encoded by the coding sequence ATGTCTGCAGTAGAGGCGTTCTTGGCCGGGGTGGCATCCGGTTCGATAGAGATGGTGGATCTTACGGCGCCGTTGTCGTCTGAGACTCCGACGTTGACGTTGCCTGACCCGTTCCCGAACCTGAATGACTTCAGCCTCGAACAAGTCTCGGCCTATGACGAGCCGGGCCCGTTCTGGAAGCACCACAACATCCGTACCGGTGAGCACATCGGAACCCATTTGGATGCCCCGATCCACTGGATCAGCGGCCGCGAGGGTAAGGACGTATCCCAGATCGATCTGCCGCGGCTGACTGGCCCGGCGGTGGTCTTGGATTTCACCGCTGAGGTTGAGGCTGACCCTGATTTCTTGGTCGACGTTGAGCACTTGAAGGCGTGGCAAGAGCGCCACGGCGCGTTCCCGGAAGGAGCGTGGCTTTTGTTCCGCACCGGCTGGGATCAGCACGACCACAGCGAGGAAGCGTTCCTGAACGCGGACGGGGCCGGTTCCCACACCCCAGGCTTCACGGTCGAATGCGCCCGCTACATGGCGGATGAGCTACCGATTTCGGGTATGGGCGTTGAGACGGTCGGGATCGATGCCGGCTGCGGTGGGGAACAGGACCCGCCGTTCCCGGTGCACTACTATCTGCTGGGTGCGGATAAATACGGGATCACGTCGTTGAAGAACCTCGCGAAGCTACCAACAACTGGCTCGATGATCTGTGTGGCCCCGCTACCGATCGTGGGCGGCACCGGCTCCCCATGCCGTGTCTACGCGTTCCTTGAGAAGTAA
- a CDS encoding thiamine pyrophosphate-binding protein, with product MNVAEQVAALLAQLGVGHAFGVVGSGNFVVTNALKAHGVPFTAARHEGGAANMADAYARVSGKVSVLSVHQGCGLTNATTGIGEAAKSRTPMIVLTGESAASAVSSNFAMDQDGLAESVYAVSERLHSAETVVDDVVRAYRTAVNDRRTVVLNLPLDVQVQPAYADQAGPARAVPAAERLHRAEPVRPSRVSVAALAELIIQAQRPVFVAGRGAKHAGGVISQLAEHTGALLATSAVVKGLFNGKDYNLGISGGFSSPVTAELISNADLIVGFGCALNMWTMRHGTLISPDAAVVQVDCEDAALGRNRPITLGVLGDTAETTADVLEHIREQHPAPRTGYRTQANRELIASRSSWASEPYSDLSTDGDLSTGSEQAGDSGEVHGSGELARIDPRTLTIEINKILPAERIVSIDSGNFMGYPSQFLDVPDADGFCFTQAFQAIGLGLGTAIGAALARPDRMPVLGTGDGGFHMAIAELETAVRLRLPLVCIVYNDAAYGAEIHHFNADGSEPDMSTVTFPDTDIAAIARGFGAEGVTVRRVQDLAAVREWLASDPQAPLVIDAKIASDSGAWWLAEAFKGH from the coding sequence ATGAACGTCGCTGAACAGGTCGCAGCCCTGCTGGCCCAGTTGGGTGTGGGGCACGCTTTCGGTGTGGTGGGTAGCGGTAATTTCGTGGTCACGAACGCGTTGAAAGCCCACGGGGTCCCGTTCACCGCGGCCCGTCACGAGGGCGGGGCGGCGAACATGGCGGACGCGTATGCCCGTGTTTCGGGCAAGGTTTCGGTGCTGAGCGTGCATCAGGGCTGTGGGCTGACGAACGCGACCACCGGGATCGGTGAGGCCGCGAAGTCCCGCACCCCGATGATCGTTCTGACCGGTGAGTCCGCGGCGAGCGCTGTGAGCTCGAACTTCGCGATGGATCAGGATGGGCTAGCGGAGTCGGTGTATGCGGTCTCGGAGCGGCTTCATTCTGCTGAGACGGTGGTGGACGATGTGGTGCGCGCCTATCGCACGGCGGTCAATGACCGCAGGACGGTGGTTTTGAACCTCCCGTTGGATGTTCAGGTTCAGCCCGCGTACGCTGATCAAGCCGGTCCGGCCCGCGCTGTTCCAGCCGCTGAGCGTCTACATCGGGCGGAACCTGTGCGGCCTTCGCGGGTGAGCGTTGCCGCGCTCGCGGAGCTGATCATTCAGGCACAGCGCCCTGTGTTCGTTGCTGGGCGCGGCGCGAAGCACGCAGGTGGTGTGATCTCGCAACTGGCGGAGCATACGGGTGCGCTGTTGGCGACCTCAGCGGTTGTGAAGGGGCTTTTCAACGGCAAGGATTACAACCTCGGGATCTCCGGGGGATTCTCATCGCCTGTGACGGCCGAGCTCATCAGCAACGCGGATCTCATTGTGGGGTTCGGGTGCGCGCTGAACATGTGGACCATGCGGCACGGAACCCTGATCAGCCCGGATGCGGCGGTGGTGCAGGTCGATTGTGAAGACGCCGCGCTTGGGCGGAACAGGCCCATTACGCTCGGGGTGCTCGGCGACACCGCCGAAACCACCGCCGATGTGCTTGAGCACATCCGTGAACAGCACCCGGCACCTCGCACCGGCTACCGGACGCAAGCCAACCGCGAACTCATCGCTTCCCGCAGCTCGTGGGCGAGCGAACCCTACAGCGACCTGTCCACTGACGGTGACCTATCAACCGGCAGCGAGCAGGCAGGCGACAGCGGAGAAGTACACGGCAGCGGGGAACTGGCGCGCATCGACCCACGTACGTTGACCATCGAAATCAACAAGATCCTGCCGGCCGAACGCATCGTGAGCATCGATTCGGGTAACTTCATGGGGTATCCGAGCCAGTTTCTGGATGTTCCGGACGCCGACGGGTTCTGCTTCACGCAGGCTTTCCAAGCGATCGGGCTGGGGCTGGGCACCGCGATCGGCGCGGCGCTGGCCCGGCCGGACCGGATGCCGGTTCTGGGAACCGGGGATGGTGGATTCCATATGGCGATCGCGGAGCTTGAGACAGCGGTCCGGTTGCGGCTTCCGCTTGTGTGCATCGTCTATAACGATGCTGCATACGGAGCCGAGATCCACCACTTCAACGCGGACGGTTCAGAACCTGACATGTCCACGGTCACGTTCCCGGATACCGACATCGCGGCGATCGCCCGCGGTTTCGGAGCCGAAGGGGTTACGGTGCGTAGGGTCCAGGACCTCGCGGCGGTACGCGAATGGCTCGCTAGCGATCCTCAAGCGCCGCTCGTGATTGACGCGAAGATCGCATCGGACTCCGGGGCGTGGTGGCTCGCGGAAGCCTTCAAAGGCCACTGA
- a CDS encoding M16 family metallopeptidase → MPLVPSPERLEQTLRQDEDGSVVRRTVLPSGVRILTEHMPAALSASVGFWVGVGSRDEAEGQYGSTHFLEHLLFKGTPTRSAFDISLAFDRVGGEANAATTKETTCYHARVLGEDLPMAIEVISDMVTQPLLDHEEAERERGVILDELAMDADDPLSMAHEQFSRLIFGEHPLARPVGGTRAEIRELKVAEFRDHYNKYYSPETLVITAAGAVEHDEVVRLVTQALKDGGWDLETERTPMPRRTGVYGVEVDAQALATHDGIPEPVEELRAMPGSQSGVFRIYKDIEQAQVFLGVPGLPSDSENRFALSILSTVLGGGMSSRLFQEVRERRGLAYSTFAMTAGYSDTGFFSLYAGCAPEDAETTLTVLGEQFDLIAAAGITEDELDWAVGSLAGQSVLTGEDHGPRMSRLAGAELMTGHYVTLEETLEKLRAVTIDEVKALAARLAAQPRTAVILAPEAFIGQAGDLTEPGDATAPGYVTEPDYVTEPDYVTRASGAATR, encoded by the coding sequence TTGCCGTTGGTCCCGTCCCCTGAACGTCTTGAGCAGACGCTGCGGCAGGATGAGGACGGCTCGGTGGTTCGCCGCACGGTTTTGCCTTCAGGGGTTCGGATTCTGACGGAGCACATGCCGGCGGCACTTTCGGCTTCGGTGGGTTTCTGGGTGGGCGTGGGTTCCCGTGATGAGGCTGAAGGCCAATACGGTTCCACACACTTCTTGGAACACCTGTTGTTCAAGGGCACCCCGACCCGTTCGGCCTTCGATATTTCCTTGGCTTTTGACCGCGTGGGTGGGGAAGCGAATGCCGCAACCACCAAGGAGACCACGTGCTATCACGCCCGCGTTTTGGGTGAGGACCTGCCGATGGCGATCGAGGTCATCTCTGACATGGTGACCCAGCCCCTCCTGGACCACGAAGAAGCCGAACGGGAGCGCGGGGTCATCTTGGATGAGCTTGCGATGGATGCCGATGACCCGCTCTCGATGGCCCACGAGCAGTTCTCTCGGCTCATCTTTGGCGAGCATCCATTGGCCCGCCCCGTAGGCGGTACGCGTGCCGAGATCCGCGAACTCAAGGTTGCAGAGTTCCGTGACCACTACAACAAGTATTACTCCCCGGAAACGCTCGTGATCACGGCGGCGGGCGCGGTAGAGCACGATGAGGTGGTTCGGTTGGTTACCCAGGCCCTCAAAGACGGCGGCTGGGATCTAGAGACCGAACGCACGCCGATGCCGCGCCGCACCGGCGTGTACGGGGTAGAAGTGGACGCGCAGGCCCTGGCAACCCACGACGGTATCCCTGAGCCTGTTGAGGAGCTACGGGCAATGCCCGGCTCCCAGTCCGGTGTTTTCCGCATCTATAAAGACATCGAACAAGCCCAAGTGTTCCTGGGCGTTCCGGGCCTGCCCTCGGATTCAGAGAACCGCTTTGCGCTCTCGATCCTCTCCACGGTGCTAGGTGGGGGAATGTCCTCACGCCTCTTCCAGGAAGTGCGTGAACGCCGCGGACTCGCGTACTCAACGTTCGCGATGACCGCCGGCTATTCAGACACCGGGTTCTTCTCACTGTATGCCGGATGCGCGCCCGAAGACGCCGAAACCACGCTCACGGTCTTAGGGGAGCAGTTCGACCTCATCGCCGCTGCCGGCATCACCGAGGACGAACTCGACTGGGCAGTCGGCTCACTCGCCGGCCAATCCGTGTTGACCGGCGAGGACCACGGGCCACGCATGTCACGCCTAGCAGGAGCTGAACTCATGACCGGCCACTACGTAACCCTCGAAGAAACACTCGAGAAACTGCGGGCCGTAACCATCGATGAGGTCAAGGCGCTCGCCGCCCGTCTAGCCGCGCAACCGCGAACCGCCGTGATCCTCGCGCCCGAGGCTTTCATCGGCCAGGCCGGTGATCTAACTGAGCCCGGTGACGCCACTGCGCCCGGTTACGTCACTGAGCCTGATTACGTAACTGAGCCTGATTACGTAACGAGGGCCAGCGGCGCCGCCACCCGGTAA
- a CDS encoding S-ribosylhomocysteine lyase — protein sequence MAEKNMANVESFELDHTAVKAPYVRLIAVEHGPEGNGTISNFDLRLLQPNHEAIDTAGLHTIEHLLAGLLRTRLDGIIDCSPFGCRTGFHLITWDTPSIEEVARALKSSLEAIRDTVEWEDVPGTTEVSCGNFKDHSLHSAKAWAERILRDDFSLDPFDRRATV from the coding sequence GTGGCTGAAAAGAACATGGCGAACGTCGAGAGCTTCGAGCTTGACCACACCGCGGTCAAGGCTCCCTATGTACGTCTCATCGCGGTAGAGCACGGTCCTGAAGGCAACGGAACCATCTCCAACTTCGACCTGCGTTTGCTGCAACCCAACCACGAGGCGATCGACACCGCTGGCCTACACACCATCGAACACCTCCTGGCGGGCCTGCTACGCACCCGGTTGGATGGGATCATCGACTGCTCTCCATTCGGATGCCGCACCGGCTTCCACCTCATCACGTGGGACACCCCCAGCATCGAGGAAGTGGCCCGCGCGCTCAAGTCCTCACTTGAAGCGATCCGCGACACCGTCGAATGGGAAGACGTCCCAGGCACCACCGAAGTCTCGTGCGGTAACTTCAAAGACCACTCGCTGCACTCAGCGAAGGCCTGGGCAGAACGCATCCTGCGCGATGACTTCTCACTCGACCCATTCGACCGCAGGGCCACGGTTTAG
- the dapB gene encoding 4-hydroxy-tetrahydrodipicolinate reductase, translating into MTDTQTTSPLRVAVIGARGRMGSQAVEAIGNAPDMEAVAQIGRGDSLDAMLEANATHMVDLSVPSATADNVAFAIEHGIHAVVGATGWDADRLAAVRTQLEDQPEVGVLIAPNFALGAVLAAQFAAQAAPYFESVEVIEMHHPDKVDAPSGTADRTARMIAQARAEAGRTPSPDATETDPHGARGAMVDDVHVHAVRLRGLVAHQEVLLGGEGEMLTIRHDSFDRVSFMSGVLLGLRTVAQRPGLTHGLEGYLDLGA; encoded by the coding sequence GTGACTGACACGCAGACCACCTCGCCTCTCCGCGTAGCCGTGATCGGCGCCCGCGGGCGCATGGGATCCCAAGCCGTTGAGGCCATCGGGAACGCACCGGATATGGAGGCGGTCGCACAGATCGGGCGAGGGGACTCGCTGGATGCGATGCTCGAGGCAAACGCGACCCACATGGTGGATCTGTCCGTTCCATCAGCGACTGCCGATAACGTCGCGTTCGCTATCGAACACGGGATTCACGCGGTTGTTGGCGCTACCGGCTGGGATGCCGACCGCCTCGCCGCAGTGCGCACCCAGCTTGAAGATCAGCCGGAGGTTGGGGTTTTGATCGCCCCTAACTTCGCGCTCGGTGCCGTGCTTGCCGCACAGTTCGCCGCTCAAGCGGCACCGTATTTCGAATCGGTCGAAGTGATCGAGATGCATCACCCAGATAAGGTCGACGCGCCCTCCGGCACCGCGGACCGCACGGCCCGCATGATCGCCCAAGCGCGTGCTGAAGCCGGACGGACGCCAAGCCCCGATGCAACAGAAACCGATCCGCACGGAGCGCGTGGCGCCATGGTTGACGACGTTCATGTCCACGCGGTGCGCCTACGCGGCCTCGTGGCTCATCAAGAGGTGCTACTGGGCGGTGAAGGCGAGATGCTCACGATCCGCCACGACTCTTTCGACCGTGTCTCCTTCATGTCCGGGGTCCTGCTCGGCTTGCGCACCGTCGCGCAACGGCCCGGGCTGACCCACGGGCTGGAAGGCTACCTCGACCTCGGCGCATAG